GTCGTGTGGGCACCTGTCTTACTTCCTGAGTGGTTTCCAGACGAATGGGGTCAGCATAGCGCTGGGTGCTGGATAACCAGGGTGATTCTGCTCTTGGATTTGCTGGGTGTGGGTTTAGGTGGGGCTGCCGTTCCTTGGTGAGGCTGAGCAGGTGTgagctcctccctctctccctctctccctctctctctctctctctctgtctctctgtctctctcaccacTGCAGCTGGGTGGGCTATGAACAAGCCAACTGCAAGGGCGAACAGTTCGTGTTTGAGAAGGGCGAGTACCCGCGCTGGGACTCGTGGACCAGCAGTCGGAGGACGGACTCCCTCAGCTCCCTGAGGCCCATCAAGGTGGTGAGTGCCACCCCTCGTCCTTCTTCGTGTCGCTGTCCCCTTGGAGGCAGGGGGTCTAGGGAGCAGACAGAGCCTTCGCCTCCAGTCGCGTGCCCCTTCTGGTCGGCAGGGGACTTCCTGGCTATGTGGCCTTGCAAAAGTCACTTCccctccccgagcctcagttttctcctctgtaaaatgggtatgttCCTATCTACTCTCCTGAGATTCCGTCATGCATAGCCTGAGAGCTGCTGCATCGCACCACCCCACAGGGCTCCACTCCCTGAGGTTGCACAGCTCCTGTCAGAGGGCAATCGCTCAGTTACTTATAAATTTAGCCTTTGTGAATATTGAAAGAAATTCTGGGATGGCTTGTGGTGGAGAGGGGGTTTAGCTCTCATTAATAACTCAAGCCGGTGTGAGCTCCAGAGCGGGCAAAGCACCCAGCATGGCTCGGTCACACTCCCACACCTGCCCGGCCCTGCCTAGGTCTCCCCAAAGCCTGACAGGAGATTGGAGGACACGGGATTTGACCTCCTACAGACCCGGGCTCTTAGGTTGGCTCTGAcactcccagctgtgtgaccttgggcaagtcatttgcctctctgagtctctgtttcctcactgGCCAAGTGGCCTGAGAGTGGTTTAAAGGATTAAAGAAGGTAACTAAGGAAAATGTGGCAGGAACAGGAGGACAGAAGGAacgtggagaggaagggaggaaggccaGAGATGTCCAGTGTCTCCTGGCGACACCACacggctgtgtgtgtgtgtgtatgtgtgtgtgtgtgtgtgtgtaggtcccggctctcctttattttaaaaacggAGTTGAGGCTATGGGAAGGAAGATGACACTTCAGAGTCAAACGTTCCCTGAAGCGCAGAGCCCCGAGTGCCCGTTACCTGTCAGCTCCCAGTAGGATCCGGACAAGCGGCCGCTGTTCCCCGCAGTTGTCACAGACGCTCCCGAGGTGGGGCGGAGGGCCAAGGGCCGCAGTCATAGCTGCTGACCCCCAACCCCAGGGCATGAGGACGGGAGGGAaggctcccccgccccgccccccctgcaCTGACACTCCCCGCCTGCCCCGCTCCCCATCAACAGGACAGCCAGGAGCACAAGATCATCCTGTACGAGAACCCCAACTTCACGGGGAAGAAGATGGAGATCATAGACGACGACGTGCCCAGCTTCCACGCCCACGGCTACCAGGAGAAGGTGTCCTCCGTGCGGGTGCAGAACGGCACGTGAGTCCAGGCCCGgtcctgctggccctgccctgggagcccaggccctggggtcctGTGTCCTGCATCCTGCCCACCCCGAACTCGGGGGATCCTGCACTCTCCCGAGCTCAGCCTTCATGCCGGGAGGTGGGCGTGGGTATCATCAGCCCGAGGGTGGGGGCTTTCAGCCCCTGAAGTTCCAACCAGACCTGCCTTTGGGGCAACACCTTACCTTTGCAGGGCAAAGACTCTGGCGTTAACCTCAGCCCCGAAGAGCGGGACAGGAAATGGTGGTGGGGAGGCGGGTGGGCGGAGACGGGTCGCAGGAGACTGGGAATGCAGGGATTCCTGAGTTGGGTGAAAGGACTTGTCATTTCCCACCAGACCAGACTTCTTCAGCACGCAAGCCTTGGCCAGCGGGGTTGGGGGATTTCTCACTGTGAAGGAGTTGGATTTCAGGGGGCCCACAGTGGCGTGCTGTGGCCGGCTTGTACCAGCTTGTGAGCGCTGGCTCTTAACTTTTCAGAACTGCCGTGAGCCGGTGGTGGGATTGCTGGTAGCGTGTAATCAGCCATTGGGGGAGTTTTTACACCACGGAAATTGGAATATGCTAAAATCAAGATTCTGTTTCCCCTAGGGAGGTAGTTGACCGACACAGACTCGCTTTCTGGGGGCTGCCCAACTCCTAAAATAGCGTACAAAGTTCCGTGTTCATCGTCCCCTGCCTCGCTCGTTGAGTCATTCACTGATTCagtttgcaggggtgggggtgggggcctgcacGAGCCAGGTGCTGTGTGTGAGAGACCCGGCTTCTGCCTTGCGTAGCTTATAGTCCAGTTGGGGACGAGCGTAAATAATGTAAGAATCACACACTCTAGACTCCCTCCCTGAGGAATCCTGGGGGTCCCCGGGGGAAGAGGGGTGTCCCGAAGACAGCAGCCTGGTGGGTGTGAGGGACGCTGCAGAGGCCAGAGTGACCATAGCGCTAACGTGGGGACTCGGGACGGAGACGCAGAGCGGAGGTGTCCACGGGGGATGGCCGGGCAGGGCCCCGAGGGCCAGGGCCGGGAGATGTTTTCTGGGGAGAAGACGGACTTTCATCAGGCACTGACTGGGAAGAGGGAGCAACCCCCTCACTCAGTGGTGATGGCTTCCAACAGCGAAGGGAGCACAGGGGCTCCGGGaaccaccccagccctgcctcgtTCTCTCCTGTGGCCTGGCCgctgggcctggggttggggtgagAGGCCTGTCTTATTCTGAGCTTAAGGGACCTTAAGATCACTCCTTCCTCTGATCCCCGTGCCAGGCCTATAGCCAAGAGTTGCTGCATGAGGTAGTGAGCTCCCCATTAGGAGGAGGAAAGCAGGGGATGGACTTTAAAGGATGAAGATTGGGAGGCTCTCCCCTTCCTAATGGCTTAAATAtattctcccccccccaccttcatctgtttcccctcccccacctctggcccTGCAGGTGGGTCGGCTACCAGTACCCTGGCTACCGTGGGCTGCAGTACCTGCTGGAGAAGGGGGACTACAAGGACAGCAGTGACTttggggccccccacccccaggtgcagTCTGTGCGCCGCATCCGCGACATGCAGTGGCACCAACGGGGCGCCTTCCACCCCTCCAACTGATGCCCCCCATCTCCCCTTTCCCAGGGGCCTGGTCTGCTGCCCAGGACCCCCCACACCTCTTGGTGAGTGAACAATAAAGTGTGACTTGCAACTGGCCTTCTGGCTGcagtgtctttttttccccagtgggaggcggggcgctgtgtgggtgtgtgagagagcCAGAGGGAGCCAGAGCCAGAAAGTATGGGCGAAGGTAGGACAACAGAGCCCTCACTGAGCCATAAGGCTCTGCAGCtacttagctgtgtgaccttgggcacatagtccaccctctctgagcctctggttCTTGCCTGAACGACAAACCCTTTGCCCCCTGAGTGGCTAGCACGGCTGACCACCTGGGGTCCCTCTTACAGGGCTGCTCCCAGGGGCATGTGATGGATGCCCCAGCCCTTGAAACGGTACCCACTGCCTGTTGTTCTCACCTGAGTGCATTGCCACGCTGAGCCTGGGAGTTACTAATGCTGCATTCCCCACTGCACCCCAGAGGCAGGTCACAATGGCATGTTCGTGCGTTGGTGTGTTCACAAGGTCCTGAGCCACAAGGTCTCACCCACTTCTCCTCTCAGGGCAGACAGCTTCCCCTTCTCTTTGTCTGGGGGCGGCGGGGAGTCGGCAGGCCCGTCCTCTCCTTTCCGCGCTCAAGGAAACATTTTCTGCTTTAAGCACCAGGTGGCAGTAAAGCGTCATCCTCAAAGCTCCCTGCAGGTgggagaggtggtggtggtgggagggtcAGAACAGCTTGGCCCCTGATTGGAGCCGAGACCTGTCAGTCACAGAGGTCTCAGAACCCCTCCTCCCGCAGCAGGgaaacagaggttcagagagcCAGCGGGTGGAAACCACGGTCTCATTGGGACTTTGACAGGACAGGGACAGGCCTTCAGGGTCCCATCTCTTTCTGCAGCTCTCCTGCCCAAAGCTTGTTGGGAGGGGAAACAAACGAACCCACCCAGCAATGATTCTCTGCTGAAGGAAATCACTTTCTCACCCGCTGTCGCTGGAGGCAGTTGACAAAGCCTCATCCTGCCACACGGCCGCATGACTTAAAGTAGCCTCTCTGCGCCTCTGTCTCCCCTGAAATAAGGGAAACGCTAGTGCTCCCTCACTGGGTTGCAAGGAGTGTGTGAAGTGTTTAgggcagtgcctgacacacagcgGGGACTCAATAAATGAACACAATGTGACAAAGGCTGAGGAGAGGCTGTGAGATTGTGGGGTgcagtcaggaaaggcttccGGGGCTTTTAAGCGGGGTTTTGTAGGAAGAATAGGAGTTTGCCAGGAGCTCAAGGATGGGAGCGCCTTCCGCCCCTTCATTCACTAATTTGCACATTCACtcccatcttcttcctcctctctctctgtcctcttcccGGAGTGCCTTTCTCTTCTAGTGCTCGGACTCCTCCTGAATGCCCACCTTTTCTTCACTCAGCACGTACATTCTCCCCATGCTCGTCCTTCTTTTCCCTCGCCTCACTGTCACGTCCCTGGTGCGAGCTCAATCCCAGATGCAGCCACTcagccaggcccagccccaccccactcccactccctgcagcctgaaggggggaggggaagcacagGTGGAGCAGGTGACCTCGTTAAGGTGTCTCATCCAGGTGTCCAGACCACTGTCTCCACCCCCATGCTCGTTACAGCATTCTTCACAAGGTAACATAGAAACCACGTAAATgcccactgacagatgaatggagaACGCAAAATGTGGTCTATCTGTGCAATGACGCGTCACTCAGCctttaggaagaaagaaatcCTGCCGTCTGCTACGCCGTGGACACACCTGGAAGACGTTATGATCAACGTCGCTCCTCCTTTGAGAACACAGACACTCAGTCTGAGCAGGCCTGGACTTAGTAACCACCCCCAGCTCCGTCTGGCTGCCCTGGGGCATGGTTCTCGACCTGTggtccccagcccagcagctgcagcGTCTGGGAGCTTGCTAGAAAGGTGTGTTCTCGGGCCCCATggcagacctactgaatcagaatctagCCCCCGGGGGTAGGCCCAATGGTCTGTGCTTAGCCCAATGGTCTGTGCTTAGCGAGGCAAGGCCAAGTGTAAGAACCACCGCTTTAGGCTTTTGTGTCTCTTGAAATAGCCTGTCTTTCTGCATCTTTCTCTTTAAAGCAGGCAGATGTTCGTGCTCAGAGAACTGTGTGATGAATGCTGTGACTTGTGGCATTATTATTCGCTTTCCCTTAAATAAGACAGAAATGAGTGGGTTTGGGAGAAATCTCCTCTCTGCCTTaacccaggaaggaaggaagaccacCCAGGTGGTCCATGTTGCCAGTGTCCACAGCTGCAGTTCTGCCCAAGACACTGgtctaaaactttattttcttttagactcGGGGTAGGCACTCTCTATTCATCATTATTACCCCTGATTCCATCCATCTTCATTTAGCCGGTCTCCTCATCAGACCCTCCCATGAGCCCCTCGCTTTTTTTGCAGATATACTGTAATTGTTCACAGTgtgtctgcccctccttcccAACAAAACCGGAAACTCCACGAGTACAAGGGTGCGTCTGCTCGCTTCGCTGCCTGTTCCCTGCGCATTCACACAATCGCGGGCACAGGGCCCTAGCGGGGCGCATGCGTAGACGACCCTCCTTCTCCAATGAAGTTCTCTCTTGCTCCAAGAGCTGCTGTAACAGGAAGGAAACGTCCGCTGGTGGAACCTGCTCCCCCGGACTTGGTCACAGTGCGGGCAGAGCCATGGCTTCATGGATTCCTCGTGCTCCGCGCGTGGCCGACCCACGCTTGTGCTGATCTCTCCGTTTTCTGAAACCAACTCATTGCTCAGGCTCCAGCAGACATGCTTCTTCCTCCTTGAATTGGTGGCCATCCCCACGGGTCCCTTCCAGAGCACAGACTCGGGAATCTGTCCTTAGGTGTAAATCTAACTCTTCATAGCTGCGCACCTTCGCCAGCTGAGCCGTAATGTTCTCATCTGAAAACAAGGCTCCTGGGGCCTATGCAGCAGGAACGGGCTCCGCGGAGTAACGGCTCCAGAGCCAGGCAGCTGGCTGCCGCGGAACCAACACACCTTCCCTCTTTTACACTTTCAGCGCTCTCTCCTCTCTCGGGGCCACCAGGCTGCTCCAGCCGTCTCAGTCTAGGGCATGTGAGAAAAGTATCTGATAAACGCCTCTGGCCTAGGGCAGCGCTTCTTACCCTCAGCCCTGGGGGCTGTCCTGGGCCTGGCGAGAATTTGAGCAGCATTTCTGGCCTCTGTCCACTAGATGTCAGCACCAACCCCAAGTCGTGCCGGCCAACCGAGTGTCCACAGCCCGGTATCTCGGGTGCGGGTGCGACATCACCCCAGGCTGAGAACCACCGCTCTGGGGAACTGGGGATACTCACACTG
The genomic region above belongs to Phyllostomus discolor isolate MPI-MPIP mPhyDis1 chromosome 13, mPhyDis1.pri.v3, whole genome shotgun sequence and contains:
- the CRYBB2 gene encoding beta-crystallin B2 yields the protein MASDPQTQVGKPQPLNPKIIIFDQENFQGHSHELSGPCPNLKETGVEKAGSVLVQAGPWVGYEQANCKGEQFVFEKGEYPRWDSWTSSRRTDSLSSLRPIKVDSQEHKIILYENPNFTGKKMEIIDDDVPSFHAHGYQEKVSSVRVQNGTWVGYQYPGYRGLQYLLEKGDYKDSSDFGAPHPQVQSVRRIRDMQWHQRGAFHPSN